Part of the Choloepus didactylus isolate mChoDid1 chromosome 10, mChoDid1.pri, whole genome shotgun sequence genome is shown below.
ATTATCACCTTATTTATTCATAATATATTTCCTGGGTCCCAGATACCACGTCACACATAACACCTGCTCTACACTTTTTAAATGGGTGATTGTTACACCACAGATACTATTTGGAAGTGGTACAACCTGAAATATAAACGCAGTACTACACCCAAAAGTCACAAAACTAACTGTGTCATGTAACCCCACATCTGGGCAGATATCCCCAGGAAATAATCCCCAGAATCAAAATGTATTGTGAGTGAGGAATTTCACAGGGTTAGGCAGGGTTAATTGTAGTGGTGAAAAAACTGAAGATACTCCAGCTGCATGACCAGGAGAGGGACACGGTCATTTGGGAGCATCCCCCTCCCAAAGGGGGCAGCTATGGTCTTGGGCTACAACTCAGGCCTACAGATGCTGGAATGGGCAGCAGAGAGAAAGGGCTACGTGGCAAAGGGTACCTGTGACTGAGACAATGCATAAAACCCCTGTGGgggaaatgcaaaacacaaaTGATCACACAGCTCAGTCAACCAAGCAAGGGCttgattttgcaaaagagaaaagaaaatatgtaattctAACTGTCCAGAAAAAAGTCTGAACGGAAATATACCAACTTGTTCACAGTTGTTATTTCTGGATGGTGAGATTTGTCTTCTTTatccttttctatattttccaaaattgccACAATGAGCAatgcattacttttttttttaaataaattcaaagttataggaacagctgcaaaaacaatactaaccccatacacagaattccatcataccctgacccccctccccgacagcccaatccaccaactttaacctgccGTCACGTTGctacttctttccctccctccctccctccctatctatcatccatcatctgttgctctgtcttctgaacatatgagggctagctgcacacatccttgaacatacactataattcacatatacacttcccatgaacaagaacattcttttatgcaatcccattaagcacagctaagaagtacaagagattcaacaatgatacaaagcttacattctatatttccttttccttatgtctcaactgtgtccctttgagcctcctgtcctccatcctccaatcccatccaggttcatccttggcattcaattgtcatctatttagactgtctttttttttttttttaattgtggaaacacatatatagcctaaaacttcccattccacccccctccccagcattccattagtgggattaatcacctttagaatgttgtttttggaaaccatgtatctgacaaaagactgatatcttgcatacataaagaaatcctacaactcaatgacaatagtacagacagcccaattataaaatgggcaaaagatatgaaaagacagttctctgaagaggaaatacaaatggccaagaaacacatgaaaaaatgttcagcctcactagctattagagagatacaaattaagaccacaatgagataccatctaacaccgattagagtggctgccattaaacaaacaggaaactacaaatgctggaggggatgtggagaaattggaactcctattcattgttggtgggactgtataatggctcagccactctgtaagtcagtctggcagttccttagaaaactagatatagagttaccattcaatccagcgattgcacttctcggtatatacccgaagATCGgcaagcagtgacacgaacagatatctgtacgccaatgttcatagcagcattattcgcaattgccaagagatggaaacaacccaaatgtccttcaacagatgagtggataaataaaatgtggtatatacacacgatggaatactatgcggcagtaagaaggaacgatctcgtgaaacatatgacaacatggatgaaccttgaagacgtaatgctgagcgaaataagccaggcacaaaaagagaaatattatatgctaccagtaatgtgaactttgaaaaatgtaaaacaaatggtttataatgtagaatgtaggggaactagcaatagagagcaattaaggaagggggaacaataatccaagaagaacagataagctatttaacattctggggatgcccaggaatgactattgtctgttaatttctgatggatatagtaggaacaagttcacagaaatgttgctatattaggtaactttcttggggtaaagtaggaacaggttggaagtaaagcagttatcttaggttagttgtctttttcttactcccttgttatggtctctttgaaatgttcttttattgtatgtttgttttttttttttaattttttttcatacagttgatttaaaaaagaaaaaaaagttaaaaaaaaaaaaaagaaaaaaaatatgtagtgcccccttgaggagcctgtggagaatgcaggggtattggcctaccccacctccatggttgctaacatgaccacagacataggggactggtggtttgatgggttgagccctctactgtaggttttacccttgggaagactgttgctgcaaaggagaggctaggcctccctataattgtgcctaagagcctcctcccgaaagcctctttgttgctcagatgtggccctgtctctctagctaagccaacttgaaaggtgaaatcactgccctcccccctacgtgggatcagacacccaggggagtgaatctccctggcaacgtggaatatgactcccggggaggaatgtagacctggcatcgtgggacggagaacatcttcttgaccaaaagggggatgtgaaaggaaatgaaataagctccagtggcagagagattccaaaaggagccgagaggtcactgtggtgggcactcttacgcacaatttagacaaccctttttaggttctaaagaattggggtagctggtggtggatacctgaaactatcaaactacaacccagaacccatgaatctcgaagacaattgtataataatgtagcttatgaggggtgacaatgggattgggagagccataaggaccacactccactttgtctagtttatggatggatgagtagaaaaacagggaaaggaaacaaacaaacaaacagacaaaggtacccagtgttcttttttacttcaattgctctttttcactttaattattattcttgttatttttgtgtgtgtgctaatgaaggtgtcagggattgatttaggtgatgaatgtacaactatgtaatggtactgtgaacaatcgaatgtacgatttgttttgtatgactgcgtggtatgtgaatatatctcaataaaatgaagattaaaaaaaaaaaaaaaaagaatgttgtaatgctctttcccaccatccattactagaaatttcccttcacctcaaacagcaaccctacactcatttcttaactccccattgccccttcccccatttctcttaacccatactctacttttcatctctatgatcatattctctgataatttctttgtgtttactgtggggcttaaaattaacctcttaaatccgtaacaatcttgtttttctttgataccaccttcacttcaataggacatataaactatgttcctatgagttcaaaaccactgatttgtcattagagtttgtgtgttttatatcatgtaggaagtaaatagtggagttacagttcaaaaattattgacttctatttgtattccattgtggttggagaatgtgctttgagtatattcaattttttttttttaatttattgaggcttgttttatgtcccagcttatggtcccttctggagaaagacccgtgatcactagagaaaaatgagtgtcctggtgatttgggatgtaaggttctagataagtctgttaaaattctctatctctctctctcctttctttgtttctctgtcggtagggctccctttagtatctgaagtagggcaggtcttttattggcaaagtctctcagcatttgtttgtctgagaaatttaagctctccctcaaatttgaaggagagctttgctgtataaagtattcttggttggaaatttttctctctcagaattttaaatatgtcatgccactgccttctcgcctccatggtggccgctgagtagtcacaacttagtcttatgttgtctcctttgtatgtggtgaatagcttttctcttgctgctttcagaacttgctccttctcttcagtatttgacagtctgatcagaatatgtctcggagtgtgtttatttggatgtattctatttggagtttgctgggcatttatgctttgtgtatttatattgtgtagaaggttggggaagttttccccaacaatttctttgaatactctttctagacctttacacttctcttccccttctgcgacaccaatgagtcttaagtttggacattttattttatctatcatatccctgagatccattttgattttttcaatttttttctcaattctttcttttgttctttcattttctgttctgtggacttctaggacactgagacattgttcagcttcttctaatcttgtattgtgaatatccagagtttTTTCagtttggccaacagtttcttttatttccataagatcttctatttttttatttactcttgcaatgtcttctttttgctcttctagggtcttctttatgttgcttatatacTGGGCCatgatcttcttgatgtcctttaaatcctttgccatgttttcattcctcgattgtagttctttgattaattgtgccaagtactgtgtctcttctgatattttgatttggctgtttggaattagattctccatattgtctgtttttatcaagtgcattaagattttctgttgtttttggcctcttggcatttgctttgcttgatagggttcttttaagttgtgaaaaaaagataccaatctaatttttcagaaacacagtttggtgatgtacactttctctaactaaccagcagatggcgtctgtgagtcacctatacccctcaagtcagttctccaccttgtccccgcggtgtgtggggaaatgattcttgtggggttcagttggagaactcagtttgggtgtgttgctggaaccttctgccctgaatgtggggcgtgtgtctgggtggccagggaggaagggcagctttaatattcaattcccctaggttcccggagattcaaggccatcgcaagagtctaagccttcatttcagttcagcgcCAGACcatctctctcgctgtcccacaaaccaccagacttggcgtagcatccctgggttctccgagcaggcccccctcccagccgcaatcctccaggacctctgctgagggaatgccatgctacgttaCCAGCGCAcaccgtcccacaagggaagccccaggctgccgggccgtgcaggggcactctcagcctgatgcaaagatggctgaaaggggtgtctcaacccccccctccttgcacagttcctccttcccagctgggggggctctgggctgtgggcacagtcCCAGGCAGGAgcttatccagccctccggggagccagctgctagctgtggggtttctttctgcttccggctcttcCCTCCActcccccggccccgagggtatcggcagcgggctatcttccaggccagacaccaagaggccagcccagccccctcttgctgtgttttactgtgtggttcccactgtcacaactgcagccgctcatgggtttttcccttttttttttaaaagaaccagtcggtctccaaacgccaacccctggcttccccacactgccgcGCAGCTGCGGGttttccagccagcttactcactcatttcagaatgcagactcctggtttcaccaagtatacggcccctgtggtactaggagaccttgtccagctggcacattgctgtaactggtattctgggtcactttctggtttttatctagtgtttttcacggactggtttttttgccctgtctcacctagccgccatcttagtttctcctgcaTTACTTTTATAAGCAACTTTTTGCTAGAAATTcgacaacctagatgaaacggGCAAACTCCTTGAAAGGCACAAATTATCAAAAACcatctcaagaagaaataaaacacccAAACAATCCTATGTCAATATGAGAAGTCAAATTCATAACTTACAaagtcttcccacaaagaaaacaccaAGTACAGATGACTTTACTGgcaaattctatcaaacatttacaGAAGAAATAACACTAAGCCTGCAAACGCTTTAGAAAACAGAGGCAGTGAGAACAatttctaactcattttatgaagccagcattactCTGACAACAAAAACCAGatgaagatattacaagaaaagaaaattacagaccacaTTATTCATGAACAAAACCACagaaatccttaataaaatattagcaaatcaagtCCAGCATTATATACAAAGCATAATATACCATAACCAAGTGAGTGGTAATGGATTCCCAGGAATCCAAGGTTGGCTTAACATTTGAAAAGCAATCAGTGTAATTTACTGTGTcagcagaataaaagaaaaaaccatatgatcatatcaatgtAGAAGAAGCATTTGGAAACATTTAATAGCCATTAATGATAAAAATTTTCAGCAAACCAGGAAGCAAAGGGAACTTTCAATCGATAAAGGGCAGCTATgacaaacccacagctaacatcacacctaatagtgaaagactgaatggtTTCCTTTAAGAGGGGGAACAAGACCAGGATGTCTGGTCTCACTGTTCCAATTCAACACTGAACTAGAGGTACTAGCCAGTGcaacaaggcaagaaaaagaaaaaatagatggattggaaaggaggaaacaaAACCGTCTtcatttgcagacaacatgatcatgtgtgtagaaaatcctaaggattCCACAAGGAAGCTGCTGGAAGTACTAAGTGAGTTTAGCACAGGATACAATGTTATtgcacaaaaatcaattgtattacTATATGCTAGCAATGAGCAATttataattgaattaaaaaacaccATTTACAAAAGCATCAAAAACTATGGAATACTTAAAGATACAGTTAACAAAATATCTTTAAGACCTGCGCACTGAAAACTATATTATTACTGTTGAGGGAAATtcaagaaaacctaaataaatggagggatatgaCTGGATCATGGATTTTGGAGAGTTGATACAGTTAAGATGCCAGTTTTCTTCAATTGATgaacagattcaacacaatccaaatGAAAATTCCAGCAGGCTTTTTTGTAGACactgacaaactgattctaaatttatatgcaaatgcaAAGAACATAGAAAAGccaaaaaaatttagaaaaagaacaaagttggaggatttacTCTACTTGCTACCAAGGCTTACTATATAGACACATTAATCAGCACGGTATGGGATTAGCATAGGGACAGACGTATATAGATCAATGCAAGAGAATAGAGAACACAGAAATagaaatgtatacatatacagACAATTGTATATGTATAGGTGACAAGGTAATTAAAATGGGGCAAAGAATAATTTTTCCAACAAGTGGTGTtgaaactggatgtccatatggaaaaaaaagaaccttAAGCTTTACCTCAcataatatatggaaattaactaaaaataaaccatagaatacacatatacataggtctaaatataaaatctaaaattaggATAAAATTACCTTGAGAATACCTATGTGACCTtggggtaggcaaagatttcttagctaGGATACCAAAGGCATGAaccataaaggaaagaaaaaaaaaaaaggacttcatcacaattaaaaacttctctttcaaagataccattaagaaaatCAAAGGGCAAGGGCAAGCCACagatgaggaggaaatattcacaaAACATCTAACTGACAAAGGACTtatatcaaatattaaaaaaactcttacaacttcttataactcaataagaaaacaattttaaaaattgggaaaaagatTTGAATACACATTTAACTAAAGGAGCTATATGCATACCCAATAGtgtataaaaagatgctcaaaattatTGGTCTACAAGGAATTGTAACTtgacaccacaatgagatatcaataTACAACCGTTATAATGAATGATATTAAAAAGGCTAGCAAaggtgttggtgaagatgtggagcaactggaactctcatctATGGctgctgggaatataaaatggtacaaccattttggaaaatagtttcaCAGTGCCTCAGGAAGCTTGGCAAATACCCAATGCAACCCAATAAGTCCACTGTCCGGagtttacccaagagaaaaaacTCATGTGTCTAAAAAAGCCTTCTACATGAATGGTCACGGCAGATTTATTCATAACAGCAAAAAACTTGGCACAACTCAAATCTCCATCCACCAACAGAAAAACACATAATCGTACATCCATAAaagggaatactactcagcaataaaaaggaactattgaaacatgcaacaacatggatgagtctcaAAAACATCACCTGAGCAAAAGAAGCCTGACCATAGAGAGCACATatgatatgatttcatttatatgaaacacaGGAAAAGACAGGTGTTTCCTGGGGCGGAGTGTGGGGAGAAGGACTGGgaaccttttggcatgctggaaATAGTCTATATTGTGATTGGGGTGGTGGTACATGGACACTGGTTCAAGCTCATCAAATGGAACCCTTAAAAGGGATGCAGGGGGGCAGCCGGGTTCCCGTCCCGCCGCCTGGGTCTGTCCCTCTCCCCGGGACCCGCCGGTGACGTTTCGCACACGTGCGCGGAGGACGCGCCTGTGACTGGGGAGGAGGCGGCGGCGGGAGGGGGcgctggagggggagaggggggcaCCCACTTCCTCCTGCTCGCCGGCTCCCTGGCCTGGGACGGTCCCGGCGCCCTCGCACCGGCCCCCCGCACCGCCACCCTCCCTGTCCTCCCCCCGTCCCACTCGCGCCCCCGGCGCCCGCCCTCGCCCGGCGCCGCCAGTCTGCTGGGCCCTCTGGGCACCCTCTCcagcctccccccccaccccccacctctcccCGGAGCCAGGCTGGTTTCGGAAATGCCCTTACAGCAGCAGGCAAAGCGAAGGCTGGAGCTGGGAGAAAGTGGTCATCAGTACCTCTCAGATGGTTTAAAAACCCCCAAGGGCAAAGGAAGAGCTGCACTACGAAGTCCAGATAGTCCAAAAACTCCAAAATCTCCCTCAGAAAAAACACGGTATGATACGTCACTTGGTCTGCTCACCAAGAAGTTCATTCAGCTACTGAGCCAATCCCCCGATGGGGTCTTGGATTTGAACAAGGCAGCCGAGGTGCTTAAAGTGCAAAAGAGAAGAATTTATGACATCACCAATGTGCTGGAAGGCATCCACCTCATTAAGAAGAAATCGAAAAACAACGTCCAGTGGATGGGCTGCAGTCTGTCTGAGGATGGGGGCATGCTGGCCCAGTGTCAAGGCCTGTCAAAAGAAGTGACCGAGCTCAGTCAAGAAGAGAAGAAATTAGATGAACTGATCCAAAGCTGCACCCTGGACCTCAAACTGCTAACCGAGGATTCAGAGAATCAAAGGTTAGCTTACGTTACATATCAAGATATTCGAAAAATTAGTGGCCTTAAAGACCAAACTGTTATAGTTGTGAAAGCCCCTCCAGAAACAAGACTTGAAGTGCCTGACCCAGTAGAGAGCCTGCAAATACATTTGTCAAGTACCCAAGGACCCATTGAGGTTTATTTGTGTCCAGAAGAGACTGAAACACACAGTCCcatgaaaacaaacaaccaaGACCACAATGGGAATATCCCTAAGCCCACTTCCAAAGATTTGGCTTCAACAAACTCAGGACATAGTGATTGCTCCATTTCTACAGCAAGCCTTTCTCCTTTGGCCTCCCCAGCCAACCTTTTACAGCAGACTGAGGACCAAATTCCTCCCACCCTAGAAGGACCCTTTGTGAACTTATTGCCCCCCCTGCTCCAAGAAGACTATCTGCTAAGCCTTGGGGAGGAAGAGGGCATCAGTGATCTCTTTGATGCTTATGATTTGGAAAAGCTCCCACTGGTGGAAGACTTTATGTGTAGTTGATTCTGCTTTGTGTGAATTCTCCTTAAAAACCAatattatatctatctatctatctatatatatatatatatatatatatttttttttttaatcacggAACCAGAACATCAGTCATGCAGTGTTGTCCCTTACCTTCTTCCTCCAAGATAATTATCATGAAGTAAACTACAGACTTCAGAACAAAGCTGACgttttaatgaattaaaaaaaattaaaattgcctAAACGCACATTTGCAGGCTCCCTTGGGAAAGCCCTGCTTTGCCCCAGGCTCCAAATCTCATGGATGAGTCAGCAAGTGAGAAAATGTGCAATCAGGTGTCTCCACCGTGTACTTCCCCTGCCTCCCGGAATGGCTTGCTGTGCCTGACCGATGGGCTGTAGAATGGGGTCTGGCCACCTGGCCCGCTCGAAAACAGCAATCTTCCTTAACAGCATTTCAAGCCGTGCCTTCTATGCAGAATGCATGTCTTTGGTGTCTGCTAGTATGGAATGGAACTGCAGGAAATGTAAACTTGAAGTCATGC
Proteins encoded:
- the LOC119505308 gene encoding transcription factor E2F3, giving the protein MPLQQQAKRRLELGESGHQYLSDGLKTPKGKGRAALRSPDSPKTPKSPSEKTRYDTSLGLLTKKFIQLLSQSPDGVLDLNKAAEVLKVQKRRIYDITNVLEGIHLIKKKSKNNVQWMGCSLSEDGGMLAQCQGLSKEVTELSQEEKKLDELIQSCTLDLKLLTEDSENQRLAYVTYQDIRKISGLKDQTVIVVKAPPETRLEVPDPVESLQIHLSSTQGPIEVYLCPEETETHSPMKTNNQDHNGNIPKPTSKDLASTNSGHSDCSISTASLSPLASPANLLQQTEDQIPPTLEGPFVNLLPPLLQEDYLLSLGEEEGISDLFDAYDLEKLPLVEDFMCS